Part of the Pseudomonadota bacterium genome, CCATTCGAGGCCGAAGGGGACCTGGTTTCAATGGCATCACGCATTGAAGCGTTAACACGCGGTCTTCTTACAAAGGCTAATCAGACCTATCTTGGGGTTGATGAAGATACCGTAACGGCAGGATTCCAATCGAACGCAGGCGACCTAAATGGAAACTCCCCCGGGGTATTCGGGCTCTTTGACTTTGATTTTTCAGGGGTTAAGGATGTTGATGGTGATGGAATCCCATCGTTGAGTGACCTGACGAGCACCACCCCATTGATAAGCAATTTTTCGAGCCTAATAAAGCTAGGCTTTACGAATCCAGCGGAGTTCGCAGCGGCTCGTGATAACGATCCGGCTAGTGGGTCTAAGGTCTTTCCGCCGGGGGACGGGCAGAATGCGGCGGCGGTTGCGGCGTTACGCAGCACATCATCTGCCTTTGCACTTGGAAACTTTTCGTTTTCCGGCACCATGGAGGAGCTCTATAACTCCTCTGTCAGCTATGTAGGAAATGCCAAGGCTGCCGCGCAACTTGCGGTGCAGGTTTCTGATGCAAATCTGTTGAGCGCTTCAAATAAGCGTGATGAGTTCTCTGCAGTCAGTTTAGATGAGGAGTTTGCGAATCTTATTAAGTACCAGAAAGCCTTTCAGGCCTCTGCGCGTATGATTAAGACAGCGGGTGAATTACTAGATCAGATAGTGAGCCTTATATGACACGAATCTCAGAAACACAGGCGCAGCGCCAACTAGTTTCACGCACAATTGAGAATAAAAAACGGGTGAACACCTTCGCCAATCAAGTAGCAAGCGGAGTTAAGGCTGCGTTACCTAGTGATTCAGTGGATGCTGGTACCATCGCCCGCTATAAGCATACCCTTGATAAGATCGATTCTTACACGACCACGATTCAACGCACCAAGAGTTTTCTTACCTTTCAGGACGATGTATTAAGTCAGGCTAGCGATCTGCTTGTGCGTGCCAAGGAGATCGCCCAGCAGGGAGCGAATGGATCGGTCAATAATACGGCCCGAGCACATCTGGCGGAAGAGGTCTATCAGATCCGTGATCATATGGCGAGTTTGGCCAATTCTACCTATCAGAGTCGTTTTGTTTATGGAGGAGCGGATGACGACGATCCGCCCTATGATGTGGCCGCATATACCGAGCCAAGCAGTGGCCCAGCCCAGACCCGCTACGTTTTTGATGCTGAGTTAGGTACCGCTACAATTAACACCTTGAATGTTACCGATGACCTTTCGATAGCTATGAACACTCCGGCCAATAAGGTTTTTGGAGGTGCGATTGAGGCTCTAGAGCGGTTGGGTCGTTCTCTTGCTGGATACAGCACTACGCCTAGCTCCGGAACGCCAGATGGTGGTGGGGTAGCTTACACATTTCCGACCGACTATCAGACCCAGACGGCAGCTATTCTTAGCTCTATCAATCAGCTCAACGTGTCGAGAGACAACGATATTCTGCCAGAGCGTGTTAGTGTTGGAGGAAGATTGCGACGACTTGAGACCGGGGAATCGCTTCTTAGTCTTACTAAAAATAGCGCCCTTGAGGTGCTCTCCCGTATCCAGGATGCCGATGAGACCGAGTCCGCTGCTAACCTGGCGCAGGCACAGACCGCCTTACAGGCCTCTTATGCCGTAACTGCTAAGGTGCTAAGGCTCACTATTCTCGATTATATCTAGCATTTAGATCTCCTCTGTCCACCCCCTTTGACAACTTGTAAGAGAAGGGGAATGCTAACTAGCATTCATAGGAGGCACATATGGCAGCATTACAGCTTTTTGATCAGAGGATGGAACTTTGGAGGCGCTCGTTTGAGCAAGCTCTTTCGTTTGACCGATTTATAGCGCAGGCAGAGCCCGCCCATAGAGAGCGCTGGGCTAGGTACCGGGAGCAGGTTGCGCTTAGTGCGGCTCAACATAAGCTATTATCACACTTTACTCGCACGTTAAATGTGTTGGTCTTGGCTGGCACGTGGTGTGGTGATTGCGCTCGGCAGTGCCCGATGCTGGCTGCTATAAGTGCGGTAACCCCAAAGATCGATCTCAGGTTCGTTGATAATCAGAGTAATGTAGAGCTTAGAGATGAGCTGCGAATTCATGGTGCTGCACGTGTTCCGGCGACCATTGTACTCTCGGAGGATATGTTTGAGGTGAGCCGTGCATCAGATCGCACCCTCTCTGTATATCGCCGCAAGGCTCAGAATGAGCTTGGCGCTGCGTGTGATGCGGGCATTGTACTACCTCCAGCGGATGAGCTAGCTTTAGAGCTAAATGAGTGGGTTGAATATTTCGAGCGTGCGCACCTTATGCTCAGAGTTTCGCCTTTCCTGCGCACGCGTCATAACGACTAGTATGCGTCAGATAGTTCTTATTCCTGTTTATAATGAAGAGGAGCACCTGCAGGGTCTCTTGGGGCGTCTGCGAGAGATCTACGAGGGCGATGTGCTTTTTGTTGATGATGGTTCGATAGATTGCTCGCCGCAACTCTTACGAGAGCTAGAGAGCTCCAATACCCGTATTATTATGCAGCCTGAAAACCGTGGATATGGAGCTACCTTGCTACGTGGATTCTCTGAAGTAATCAGAGCTGGATATGATTACGTAATTACTATGGACTCGGATGGGCAGCATCGACCCGACTGGATCCCTGAATTTTTTGAAGAGGCGATAGGCTGGGATGTGGTCTCAGGTAGTAGATATCTGCACGAGATCGAGGGAAATGAATCGGCACCGACCGATCGGCGTGAGATCAACACGAAGATCACGGCACTTGTTAATGAAATAACCGGATTTTCACTGACAGATGCTTTTTGTGGCTTTAAAGCGTACAGGGTAGCTGAGCTTGCAAAGTTGCAATTATCTGAAATGGGTTACGCTATGCCGCTACAGCTCTGGTTGCAGGCAAAACATTTCGGACTCCGTGTTACAGAGCGGCCTGTCTCTCGTATTTACGACGATCCGGATAGAAGATTTGGAAATGGGCTTGATAATCCTGATGTTAGGATGCAATTTTACCTGGACACGATCAGCAGGGAGCGAAAGATATGGAGCATATAGCCTTAGTTATTGCGCCGCATCCAGATGATGCAGAGATTGCGATGGGTGGAACCATAGCGGCGCTTATCTCTCAGGGAGTGCGTATAGTAGTGCTAGACCTTACCGATGGTGAGCCTACTCCGTTTGGTTCCCCTGAAATTCGAGCGCGTGAAACAAGGGAGGCCTCGCAGGTGCTTGGAGTAGTAGAGCGGCGCACGCTCGGAATCAAAAACAGGGAGATCTTCGATACAGTAGACAACAGGAATGCGATTGCCGCAGTTATCCGAGAGGTTCGACCAACGCTGCTCTTTGCACCCTACTGGGAGGATGCACATCCAGATCACGTTCAGGCTAGCGCCCTGGTTGATGCGGCCCGCTTTTACTCAAAGTTCGTTAAGAGCGAGATACCGCATGAGCCATGGTATCCTAAAAAGCAGCTCTACTTTTTTTCAACTCATCTTAAGGTGCGTGTTTCTCCCTCGTTTATCTATGATATCTCGCCGTTTATTGAACAGAAGATTACAGCACTTAACGCATACAGATCGCAGTTTTATGATAATACTAAAAACATAGGACGGATAAGCGAAATCCGGAGAGAGGCACTTTATTGGGGAGATCAGATCGGTGTTGCAGCAGGGGAGCCGTTCGTATCACGCGAGGCGCTGCGTCTTGATCAAAGCGGGTCAATCTTTAACTTATGAGCGGCGATTATCAGGATATTAAAGACACTATTGAACCTCCGTATGGTGAGTGGAGCGAGATATTGTCGGCTAACCTGAGCATGCTTGAGGGATTTAACCAGCTAGCGAGGCAGGAGATCCGTAGCGAGGTGTTTGTGAAAGCGCAGCGCTATACAGCGGAGCTTGTAATACGTGCCTTAAAGAGCGGCATCCAGATCGCCCCTATACCCAATGACGATAGGCCTGATAGCGCCGTTATAATGACGGGGCATCAGCCCATTATCTACCATTCAGGCTTATTGATTAAAGAGCAGTTGCTTGTACAGGCCGCAGATAATCTCTCTGCTACTCCCGTTAATGTAATTATAGATACAGACGCAGGAGATGCCGGAAAGGTAACGTGGCCTCTAATTAGAAATGGAGAGCTAGCTATTCAGCAGGGTAGCCTGGTTAGAGGCGAGGGGGCGTTGTTTATAGAGCAGCAGGTTGCAGCGAAGCCGCAACTTATAGAGCTGTTTGGTCGCATTAAAGGTGATTTAAGAGAGGCTAAGTTAGATAAGGCAGCGCTCAGTGTTGGGCAGGTAGAGAAACTTTACCTAGCGCTTGCTGGCGAGCCGATTAGCGTTGCTAATTCAATCGTGCGGCGATCTATCACCGGATATCTGCCATTAGAGATACCACTCTCTGTTATTAGCGCACTACCGGCGGTGCAGCGCTGGCTTCTTGCGATAGTTAAGGATGGGGCAAGGTGTGCTGCAACATATAATCAGACCCTTGATGCATATAGATTGAGCCATAAGATAAAAAATGGGGCTAATCCCTTTCCAAATATGAAGATTGACGGCTCTACGATAGAGCTCCCACTCTGGAGAGTTGATAGAGCTGGGCGATATCCTATCGTACTCAAAGGGGGCGAGCCGTTCGAGTTGGCGAATGGAGAGACCCTCGCTCCACGCGGTGGTATAGTTACCCTGCTTTTGCGGGGATACTGCTCGGAGCTCTTTATTCATGGACTTGGAGGAGCCAGGTACGATCGGTTCGTGGATGAATTTGCGCTGCGATACCTTGGACATTCACTGCCGAGCTTTGTTGTGGCGAGTCGCACACGACATCTATTTCCAGAAAAAGTAGAGGAGATCTCGCAAGCGATTGAACTAAAGCAACACTTTAAGGAGATCGTCTCACATACTGAAAAATTTCTAGGGCAAGGGCTCTTTAGCTCTGAAGAGGAGCAGGGGCTTCTTTTTCGTATAAGCGAGCGCCGAGAGTTGCTAGGGCTGTTGCATGCAGCATCCTGTGATGCTGAAAGGAGTGTGGCTGCAAAGCAGCTTAACGAGCTGAATAAAGGTGTTAAAGCTACCCTTGAGCAGAGCTCGCTATATCAGCGAGTGCAAAGTCATGGGTTGGATGAAAGATCTCTGCAATTATGGAGCGATAGGGAGTTCCCATACTTTTTCTGGAGCTAGTAGAGATAATGGATCAGATCGTTGTCCGGTTCAGAGAGGCTACAACTACCGATAGAGAGGTGCGCCTGAGAGCGTGCCTGTAGCAACTGCTCTTTGGAGATCTGTAGATCTTTAAAGAGCAATCCAGATGCAAAGGAGAAAGCCTCCATTGAGCTATTTTGTAAAAGTTCAATCAGTATTTCAAGTGGGGCTTTTGCCCCAAGGGTCCGTCTAAACATGACTGCGGCCGCAAGGTTCAGGAACCCGATAGGATAGGGGTTTCGCGCCTGATCTACTATCGGATGATGAAGTCCTCCGGTTACCTTGAGGGAGATCTTAGCATCGGCTGATTCGATAATCGCCTGAGCGAGGGTTGGCGCTTCGATGCCGGCCGGCCCGCTACAACGACATTTAAGAGCGACATTACTCCCTAGCTTAGAGATCTCGCGTATGGTTTCTTTTAACGTTGAGCGCCACGAATCGGTCGAAAGGTCGGGTTCAAGAGCAAGAAGTATCTGATTAGTGCTGGTGTAATCTTTGAATGCTGCGAGCGTGCCTGTTAAAGAGGCTGGGGTTACCTTCGCTTCAATCGAGGAGATTCGACAATTTATATCTCCAGAGGGGGGGGGTACCGAGAGCCTCTGAGCCACATTAATTACCTCCGCGTGCTCCTCGGTTGCGAGTAGGCAGATAGTAAGCGTGCTTTTAAAGCCATAGCTTTTAAAATCACAGTCACTCAGCTTTATATCGAGTAAGTTACGAGCATGTTGAGTATCTAACACTAGATCGCATGCCACTAGCCACGGTCGTTCTAGCGTCGAGGAGAGATCTGCGCTTTCCCGTAGGGCTTCTGCGAAGGAGCGCGAGGCGGGTGGAAACATACCAGCATAGTCGAAGAGTCGCTCAAGCATTATATCTAGTGTGAGTGTTCTATCGATCGCTATCATCTCTTTATCTGCCGTACCACTTGATCGATTGAGCCAAAGATATTGGTCTCCCTGAGACTCATTGAGATCTTGATACGGTCCCCATCTTTTAGGTAGGGGGTCGTTATCGTTCCAGAGTTAATCTTCTCAAGCATGCGCCGCTCAACTATGCAACTTGAGCCTAACGAGGCATCTGTGTTTGAGACCGTACCGCTTCCGATAATAGTGCCTGCGCCGAGAGCTCGAGTCTTAGTTGCGTGTTCAATCAATTGCAGAAAGGAGAAGTGCATCTCACCGGCATTAGGAGAGCCGAAGAGCTCGTTATTTAGATAGGTTTCAAGGGGCAGATGAACCCTGCCATCGCGCCAAGTATCTTTGAGCTCCTCCGGTGTAACGACGAAGGGCGAAAAAGAGGAGGGGGGTTTGCCGTGAAAGAAGCCGAATCCTGTCGACAACTCCCTAGGGATAAGCTCACGAAGGCTTATATCGTTCATTAGCATGATAAGCTTAATGTGTTGCAAAGCCTCTGGGGCAGTAGTTCCTTGCGGAACTGCATCGGTAATGATTGCAACCTCTGATTCAAAATCAACTCCATAAGCTGGATCAAGTAACGGTATGTCGTCAAAAGGTGACAGTAGGCCCTCGCTGGCACCTTGATACATAAGGGGGATCGTAAGGAGATCCTCTGGCAGCTCAGCATTGCGAGCCTTTCGCACCAGCTTTATATGTTGCACATAGGCGCTACCATCGAGGAGGGTCCAGCTACGGGGCAGCGGTGCGCAAAATACAACCTGCTCAGTTGATACGGTATGTGACCAATATCCGGCGCGCAGTTGGGCATCTATATTTTGCAGCTTCGCGCTAGAGGAGCCCCACGATTCAAGCGCTTGTCTTAAGGAAGAGAACTGGACATCTGGCAGAATCGCTACTGTTAAGCGATTTGGATGAATGATTACGAGCTGCCCATCCAGCTCTAGGCCGGGAACCTTACTGCGGATTGAGGCTAGGATCATAGATTCCCTCGTTCGGCCTGATCCCGTTCGATCGCTTCGAAGAGCGCTTTAAAGTTTCCCGCACCAAAACCGTTTGAGCCCTCGCGTTGAATAATTTCAAAGAACATTGTTGGTCGATCTTGTAAAGTTTTGGTGAAGATCTGGAGGAGATATCCATCCTCATCACGGTCAACAAGGACCCCTAACTCTTTGATCTTTGCAAGGTCCTCCTTGATTGTCCCAATACGCTGTGGAATCTCCTCATAGTAGTTTTTGGGCACGAAGAGGAAACGCACTCCACGAGCTCGTAGTTTCGTTACTACAGAGAGGATATCATCGGTTGCAAAAGCGATATGCTGCACCCCAGGCCCGCTATTAAATTCAAGGTACTCATCTATCTGGGATTTGCGCTTTCCCTGCGCCGGTTCATTAATGGGGAGCTTAATCTTGCCCCCTCCACCGTTAAGAACCTTGGACATCAGGGCGGAATATTCGGTTGAAATATCTTTATCAGAGAAGTGTTGGAGTTGAGAGAACCCGAGGGTATTCTCATAGAACTTGATCCAATGATCCATCTTGCCCAACTCTACATTACCCACCACATGGTCGAGTATCTTAATGCCGCTCTCTTCAATTGCGATATCACGGGGGAATATCTGGCTATACGGAGCGAAGCCGGGCCAATACGGGCCGTTGTATGTCTTTCTTTCGACAAAGGAGTGGATCGTGTCTCCATAGGTACGGATCGAAGCGTGAATTATTCTGCCATGATCGTCTCGCCATTCAGAGGGTGGAGATTCAGATACTGCGCCGCGCTTGACGGCTTCATAATATATAGCTTCACAGTGTGGAACTTTAAAGGCGATATCCTTAGCAGAAAATCCGTGCGTGTATACGTGTGAGGCGATCGGGCTCGTAGATTGCAGGGGGCAGGTGAGTTGCAGTAAGGTCTCTCCCTGTTTAAGGACGATGCTAACGGAGTCACGCCACCCTGTTTCCGGCCCACGATATGCGACCGGCAGGAATCCGAACGCGTGCGATAGAAAGAAGGCGCTCTGCTTTGCAGACTCCGTAAAGATCTCGATATGATCGAAGCCGTCAATTGCTAACGGATCGCCGCCAAGCGGTCGCTGTGTGTTATGCGGATCAAGATAAAATGTGACAAAGGTGACGTTATGCTTAGTTGGTGTCATAGGCGCACGCTTAAAGTTGCCACCCCCTAGAAGTGCCTAATAACGCCTACAGAGGGGGAACCCCTCTAAGTATATCCCTATTATGAGATACTGGCAGTAGGAAAGGTGCGAAGGGCAGGGCTATTTTAAAGCTTTGCTAAGGGTTTGAAATGTTAGAAGGCAGGTAGTAGCAAATTGTGGCGTCTGTTGAGCTTTGCAGTAGGCGAAGCGCTGGGAACGCCGTTCTCTAGAACGGCTTAGGTATAATACTCGGGTAGGCAATTCCTTTCACGGTCGGTTGGGTACCGGCGCTTATGCCCTGCCATAAAAGGCCTTAGAACTAGGTTGGATTCTCAATAAAGCGGGCTCGGTAGACAGAAATGAGTACGAAAAAGTGCTCTAATTATCAGAATTTACTTGCATTTCATATCATGAAATGATTTATTTCACTATATGAAATCCTTTAAGCCACGTCTTTTAACTACCAAACTCAAACTCGCAAGACGTGTCATGCCAGTAGTTGTAATTACTGGTGCCAGACAAACCGGGAAAACAACTCTTGTACAATCACTCGATCCCAATATTCCATATTTTACGCTAGATGATTTAGGGATTCTAGAACAAGCAGAAAAGTCACCTGAAACGCTTTTAACACAGAGGCCAGTAACGATTGATGAAGTGCAAAGGGCTCCGGCACTACTAACAGCCATCAAAAAGGCAGTTGATAAATCACGCAAGTCAGGGGACTTTCTCTTAACTGGATCAGCTAATCTTCTTCTTATGAAAGGTGTTTCAGAGTCGTTAGCTGGTAGAGCAGTTTACTTTGATCTTCCTCCATTTTGCCCAGTTGAATGGCTAGAAAAAAAAGAGCCTCTAACACCGCTTGATAAACTTTTTGAAGATGATTTTGATAATAGAAAAGATTGGCCGGAAGGGAAGGGGGACTTTCCGAAATGGTTGCTAAGAGGCGGCTTCCCATCTGCAATTGAAATCGACTCTGATGAAGAAAGAGCGATTTGGTTTTCTGCCTATACACAAACTTATCTTGAAAGAGATTTGCGTCAGTTAAGTGCAGTTTCTAGCCTTTCAGACTTTCAACGTCTTATGCGAATAGCCGCTCAAAGGACAGGAAAAATTATCAATCAGGCAGATTTAGCCAGAGACGCGGCTCTAAGTCATCCAACTGCCCATCGCTACCTTAATCTTCTTGAGACTGGTTGTCTGCTTTCAAGGCTTCTTCCTTACGCATCAAATTTAACTACAACGATGGTTAAATCACCTAAGTTACTATGGGCAGATTGTGGGTTAGCGGCCGCACTGGCTGGAATTACCGACAGAGCATCTTTGAAAAGACGTGATGATGTCGGCTTCTGGCTTGAGCAAGCGATTTTCCAAACACTCCAGGTTTGGAGGGCAACAAATCCAGATAAGAGACGTCTTTATTTTTGGCGAGACAAAAACAACAACGAAGTAGATTTTATTTTAGAGCATGATGGGGAGCTCGTAGCGTTAGAGCTTAAAACTGCTGAATCTGTCAGGCCATCAGATGCTAAAGGTCTAGCGGCCTTCAAAGACGCGCTTAAGAAAAAAAAGGTGCTTAAGCGTTCAGTGGTATTGCATGGGGGAGATAACGGTCGTCTTCTTGGAGATGATTTGTTAGCGCTACCTTGGGGCTGGATGATGCCACAGATATGAACTAGAGAGATTGCGGTATGGCATACGAATATGGAGCGGCAGAGTTAAATTGAGCGTTTTTGGCGTGCTATGAAGCGTGTAAGCATCCACAGCGAAGCAGAGTAAGAGTCGAGCCACGGGCTCTTGTGCGATGCCGAAGTTCCAAATTCCCTACCATCCGGGGAACTCGCGCCGCTGCTCGTAAGTACAGAGATTGGCAGCCGACCCGTAGCTCTCGAGTGAGGAGCTCAGAACAAAACGGACTGAGTAGTTAGTTACTGTAGATTTAAAACGAAATAAAGTATGCCGTTGGAATTGCTAACAGCGCAGGAGATAGAGCAAGAAGTAGAGGTAGTATTCTAGCCCCAGAGCTTGTTTCTACCAATTTAGAGCTGGGCAAAAAAAAACTACAGAAGGCGCCCATATTTTTTCGCTATCAGAGTAATAAAAATAAATTGATAGGCCGTAGCTAATCCAAGATAACGAACTTATTATTTTCCATACCATATGCGTAGTGCTCTGTCGTTGATACAAAGATACTCTTTGCCTTGACCCAAGGAAATCATAACACCGGATTTATACTTAGCCATGACAATTGTGGGGACAATTGCTGCAAGAGGATTAAAGCTTCGCAATTAACTATCCGCTTCCTATCCTTAATTAGGGTAGTGTGCTGTGATTTAAAGTCGTTTATAAACTATTTTACTATCTTCTCTTGGGAGTGAAATTAATGAAGGCATTAGTCAAACGAAAACAAGAGCGCGGTCTCTGGTTAGAAGATGTACCGGAACCTCAGTATGGAATTAATGACGTACTGATTAAGGTAGATCGCACAGGTATTTGCGGAACGGATCTTCATATCTACAAGTGGGATGCCTGGGCTCAGCGAACTATTCCGGTACCAATGGTTGTTGGGCATGAATTTGTTGGCGAGATTGTTGAAGTTGGCTCTAACGTAAATGATTTTCGAAAAGGGCAGATAGTTAGTGGTGAAGGTCATGTGGTCTGTGGTCGCTGCCGAAACTGCCTAGCAGGCCGCCGCCATCTTTGTAGTGACACATCGGGCGTCGGTGTAAATAGACCGGGAGCCTTTGCTGAATATGTAGCGATTCCATTTAGCAACGTATGGCAGCATAGAGCTGATATTGATCTAGATGTGGCCTCTATATTTGATCCATTTGGAAATGCAGTTCATACAGCGCTCAGTTTTGATCTGTTAGGAGAAGATGTACTAATTACTGGAGCAGGACCGATTGGACTTATGGCCGTCGCAATTGCAAAACATGCTGGCGCACGTTTTATTGTGATTACAGATATCAACGAGTATAGACTGGATCTAGCCCGAAAAATGGGGGCGACAGTTGCGCTCAATGTCAACGCTGGGACCATCGCAGAGGTGCAAAAACAACTTCGTATGAAGGAAGGGTTTGACGTTGGACTTGAAATGTCAGGCAGTCCCTCCGCATTTAAGAATATGCTTGCTAATATGTGTCATGGAGGAAAAATTGCACTGCTCGGCATTCCCTCTGAAGAAATAGCAATCGACTGGAATTTAGTGGTCTTCAATATGCTCACCATTAAAGGAATTTATGGCCGCGAGATGTATGAGACCTGGTATAAAATGTCAGTCATGTTAGAGAGCGGACTTGAAATTAAGCCAGTTATTACTCATCGCTATCACTATACTGAATTTGAAAAAGGCTTTGAAGTTATGGAGTCGGGTAAATCAGGTAAGGTAATTCTGGATTGGAGCCATTAATAAGCTGTTCTAAGGATTTGTCATGAATGAAAAAACTCGAGCACATTATCTACGGCAGCTTGAAGATATTGAGACCGCGGGCACATTCAAGAGAGAAAGAACAATCGCCACTCCACAACGGGCACATATTAGACTTCACAACGGCTCTGAAGTTTTGAATATGTGCGCAAATAATTATCTAGGTCTTGCCGAACACCCCGAAGTAATTAAAGCAGCCCATCAAGCGCTTGATCGCTGGGGATATGGATTAGCGTCGGTACGTTTCATTTGTGGAACGCAGGAACTACATCTGCAATTAGAGGCTAAGCTCAGTGCATTTTTAGGGACTGAAGAGACTATTCTTTACGGCTCTTGTTTTGACGCAAATAGCGGTTTGTTTGAAACAATTCTTGCTGCTGAAGACGCAGTTATTTCTGATGAACTTAATCACGCCAGCATTATAGACGGTATCCGCTTGTGCAAGGCAAATCGATATCGTTACCGCAATAATGATATGGAAGATCTGTCGGCAAAGCTTGAAGAAGCTAGGGCTGCCGGTTCTCGAACTATACTAATTGCTACCGATGGAGTTTTCTCGATGGATGGATACATCGCTAATCTTCCGGCAATCTGTGACCTCGCGGAAAAGTTCGGTGCATTGGTTATGGTTGACGATTCGCATGCGGTAGGATTCATGGGTAAAACTGGGCGTGGAACGCATGAACACCATGGAGTTATGGGGCGCATCGATATAATTAGCGGAACCCTTGGAAAAGCATTAGGAGGAGCAAGCGGCGGATATACCAGTGGCCGTAAAGAGATTATCTCACTCCTAAGGCAGAGATCTCGGCCATACCTTTTCTCAAATACACTAGCTCCATCGATTGCCGGAGCATCGATCCGCGTACTAGAATTGTTGGCTGAATCGACGGCTTTGCGTGACAAACTCGAAAGTAATACAGCGTTGTTTCGAAAGGAGATGACTAAACGCGGGTTTAGTATTTTGCCAGGTACTCATCCAATCGCACCACTTATGATAGGAGACGCTGGACAAGCAACTCGATTTGCCGATGCAATGCTCCAAAAAGGGGTCTATGTTATCGGCTTCTCATTTCCGGTTGTGCCTCTTGGCAAAGCGCGAATTCGTACCCAGTTATCGGCTGCGCACTCTCACGAAGATATCCTGTTCGGGATTGAGGCATTTGAATCAGTCAGGAAAGATATCGATTTACGGTAAGAGAACAAAACTTTTCAAGATAGGATGCCACCTCGCTGACTGTATCTATCGATAGTAGTTATGTTCTCTGATAGTAGCGATTAACTTTCCAGCGAGAAGGGTGTAAAGTTAGTATCACTATCGTAATAGTCCTCTTTCTCGACCCTCTTGAGAAATTTAACGATCTGATAAGTAATTGGTGTATTAACAACCTCCCAGAGAACCTTAAGTGTATAATTAGTCAACATAACTTTGAGGATTAACGAGTTATCCCAAATTCCATAGAATGCGATTGGATAGAAGATCATCGAATCAATCATTTCTCCAATAATTGTTGAACCAATAGTACGAAGCCATAGGAACCTTCCCTTGGTAAAAACTTTCATACGCGCGAGCACATATGAGTTGCAGAATTCGCCACAACAGAATGCAACCAATGAGGCTCCAGCAATTCGCGGAGTAGCACCAAATATAGCTTCAATGGCTGACTGGTTCTGGTATCCAATTGCGGGTGGAAGCGCGACAATAAACCAAGCCATGAGAGAGGCAAAGGCAAGTCCGCCAAATCCCGCCCAAACTACTCTGCGTGCCCTCGCATACCCGTAGACCTCTGTAAGAATGTCTCCAAATACATAGCTAATCGGGAAAAATAGAATGCCGCCAGTGAAAGTAAATCCCCAGATGGTTGTCACTTTCGAAGCCCCTATCACGCTGGAACAGACTAGCACTGTGACAAATGTGGCCATTATCAGATCGTAGTAGCGGTAGTTGCGACGTTCCATGAAGATTACGATAGCAGACAAACGCTACTTTAATCACTGCATTAATAAGTAATAATCTGGAAATAGCGTATCTACCAAAACAAGCTAGGTTGGATTCTCTATAAAGCGGGCTCGGTAGCGCTTAAATAGTGAGCTTCTATTTGCCGGACCGTTGGCCTCGTCGTGAAATCCGAGTAGGGTTGGTTTTAGACAGCTTGACCAGCGGTCTTTATCGTATCCCCCCTCAAGCAC contains:
- a CDS encoding glycosyltransferase family 2 protein gives rise to the protein MRQIVLIPVYNEEEHLQGLLGRLREIYEGDVLFVDDGSIDCSPQLLRELESSNTRIIMQPENRGYGATLLRGFSEVIRAGYDYVITMDSDGQHRPDWIPEFFEEAIGWDVVSGSRYLHEIEGNESAPTDRREINTKITALVNEITGFSLTDAFCGFKAYRVAELAKLQLSEMGYAMPLQLWLQAKHFGLRVTERPVSRIYDDPDRRFGNGLDNPDVRMQFYLDTISRERKIWSI
- a CDS encoding thioredoxin family protein, translating into MAALQLFDQRMELWRRSFEQALSFDRFIAQAEPAHRERWARYREQVALSAAQHKLLSHFTRTLNVLVLAGTWCGDCARQCPMLAAISAVTPKIDLRFVDNQSNVELRDELRIHGAARVPATIVLSEDMFEVSRASDRTLSVYRRKAQNELGAACDAGIVLPPADELALELNEWVEYFERAHLMLRVSPFLRTRHND
- a CDS encoding flagellin, which encodes MTRISETQAQRQLVSRTIENKKRVNTFANQVASGVKAALPSDSVDAGTIARYKHTLDKIDSYTTTIQRTKSFLTFQDDVLSQASDLLVRAKEIAQQGANGSVNNTARAHLAEEVYQIRDHMASLANSTYQSRFVYGGADDDDPPYDVAAYTEPSSGPAQTRYVFDAELGTATINTLNVTDDLSIAMNTPANKVFGGAIEALERLGRSLAGYSTTPSSGTPDGGGVAYTFPTDYQTQTAAILSSINQLNVSRDNDILPERVSVGGRLRRLETGESLLSLTKNSALEVLSRIQDADETESAANLAQAQTALQASYAVTAKVLRLTILDYI
- a CDS encoding fumarylacetoacetate hydrolase family protein, producing the protein MILASIRSKVPGLELDGQLVIIHPNRLTVAILPDVQFSSLRQALESWGSSSAKLQNIDAQLRAGYWSHTVSTEQVVFCAPLPRSWTLLDGSAYVQHIKLVRKARNAELPEDLLTIPLMYQGASEGLLSPFDDIPLLDPAYGVDFESEVAIITDAVPQGTTAPEALQHIKLIMLMNDISLRELIPRELSTGFGFFHGKPPSSFSPFVVTPEELKDTWRDGRVHLPLETYLNNELFGSPNAGEMHFSFLQLIEHATKTRALGAGTIIGSGTVSNTDASLGSSCIVERRMLEKINSGTITTPYLKDGDRIKISMSLRETNIFGSIDQVVRQIKR
- the hppD gene encoding 4-hydroxyphenylpyruvate dioxygenase, yielding MTPTKHNVTFVTFYLDPHNTQRPLGGDPLAIDGFDHIEIFTESAKQSAFFLSHAFGFLPVAYRGPETGWRDSVSIVLKQGETLLQLTCPLQSTSPIASHVYTHGFSAKDIAFKVPHCEAIYYEAVKRGAVSESPPSEWRDDHGRIIHASIRTYGDTIHSFVERKTYNGPYWPGFAPYSQIFPRDIAIEESGIKILDHVVGNVELGKMDHWIKFYENTLGFSQLQHFSDKDISTEYSALMSKVLNGGGGKIKLPINEPAQGKRKSQIDEYLEFNSGPGVQHIAFATDDILSVVTKLRARGVRFLFVPKNYYEEIPQRIGTIKEDLAKIKELGVLVDRDEDGYLLQIFTKTLQDRPTMFFEIIQREGSNGFGAGNFKALFEAIERDQAERGNL
- the bshB1 gene encoding bacillithiol biosynthesis deacetylase BshB1, with product MEHIALVIAPHPDDAEIAMGGTIAALISQGVRIVVLDLTDGEPTPFGSPEIRARETREASQVLGVVERRTLGIKNREIFDTVDNRNAIAAVIREVRPTLLFAPYWEDAHPDHVQASALVDAARFYSKFVKSEIPHEPWYPKKQLYFFSTHLKVRVSPSFIYDISPFIEQKITALNAYRSQFYDNTKNIGRISEIRREALYWGDQIGVAAGEPFVSREALRLDQSGSIFNL